Below is a genomic region from Kwoniella dendrophila CBS 6074 chromosome 2, complete sequence.
CTTAGGTCTATACAATCATTAATGCAGAATGCTGATATTACAAGGTTTAGTAGTACAGGTGCATATAGATCCTCTGAAAGATAGTGCTTTCCAAGTAGAAGCAAATATTCAGGCGGTACCATCCGATATCCTATTGAACACCCATTCCGATTCGACAATAATTCAGAATTTTGGGGAAACCTCACATCCAAATAACCTCGATTTTCTCGCAACCAACGCTATTTCCCAGATGCCTATATATCCAGCCGCTGGAGTAGACCAGAATATCCATATAGATAATTATGACCAGATCGGTTTTTCTCCAGACGATTCAGGTCATAACATGCCTTATAACCATTTGTTGGAATCTGACTTTGGTCAATCAAGGGGTCATCTCCAATCTCAACCTCAATCGTTTACTTCACCtggtgatttaccttcaacacccTCCATGATGCAGATATCCCCTAGTACAAGTGGTCCACCGACACAGAACGTCAATCCACCAATCCCGGTCGATCCATCGGATCTCTTTTGGTGAAACCAATAAATCGCTTACTTATCGTTTAGGCGGTTCATTTTTAATGCTAAACAAACCTTTTTAGGTAATTCCTTACATGCATATCTATCTTCCTGGGATTATAGTCAATAGCCATGCGTTCAAAGTTTTCCACGACGTTCGAAAACAGGTCATATAGGCAATGAGATCCAGATCTCACCGGGCAAACATGGACCCTCTGCTATTTTGCAAATAAAAGCATTTCTCTCTCTATCCGCTTGGCACTAGTGTATGCGAGTTGTTATCGATGATGTGCAGACCTAGTACTAGGAATACTGTGATGAGTGCATATAGATCCGGGTTTATTAGTGATAGCTATATGACACAACGGCTAAACTATGGGTCTTGAGGGTTCTTCCGGTGATAATCGGTGGCTTATATTACATAGTAAATATGGGCATGGAATATGTGCATAGATCATAAGTTATACAAAACTAGAGAATACCGGACAAGGGCGCTTGATTATACTGTAGAACAATTTACAAAGCTCTAATACGGTCAATAACAGCATCTGTAACTTGTTGGGTATtagcattaccacctaaatctttaGTCTTGATACCATCTGCACATGTTTGTTCTATAGCTTTCATCAATAATCTTGaagcttcattttcacctaacCAATCTAACATTTCACAAGCACTCCAAAATGTTCCAACAGGATTCGATATTCCTAAACCAGTAATATCAAATGCAGATCCATGAATAGGTTCAAACATTGATGGCATAGTTCTTGAAGGATCAATATTTGCTGTAGGTGCAATTCCAATTGATCCTGCTAAagcagcagctaaatctgataatataTCCGCATGTAAATTCGTAGCTAATATAGTatctaatgattttgaatgtAAGGTCATTCTTACTGTCATAGCATCTACGAGCATACTATCCATAGTCTAGAgatataaaggtaaaaatattTCGAGTTTCTTTAGCTATCTTGCCAATACCgacgaagaaggtgaagcaTTACAAGAATTGCATGTGGTATAACCGTATAAAACTCACGACGTCGGGGAACTCCTTGGCAACTTCTTTTATGACTTCGTCCCAAAGTACCATACCGTTTCTCATCGCGTTAGACTTGGTAACATAGGTCAAAAGTTTTCTAGGTCTAGATTGAGCAACTTGGAAAGCATATCTTGCAATTCGTCGAATACCAGTTCGTGTAAAGATTGTGACCTCTAGTAAAAGGAACATACCAAGTAAGTCAACGATCTATATGCCATCGAGGATTGACAAATGTATGAGGGAAGATCCCGTGTTTCTCAGGACTTACCAGTACCAATCTCATGGTCTAATCCTCTATGAGATCGACCACCATGACCAGCATATTCACCTTCCGAATTTTCTCGGATTATACACCAATCTAAATCTCCTGGTTGAAGGCCACTGAGAGGCGAACTTGTACCAGGGAGTACTTTAGTTCGTCTTTACATAGGATTATAGTCGTAAGCTTCTTAGCCATTCCATATCGTCAAGGAAAGTTAAGACTGATCAACTGTGACTTACCTCACGTTTGCATACATGTATGGTTGACAAATCGCAAGTCTCAAACCCCATAAAGATATATGATCAGGTACATCAGGAGCGCCGACTGCACCGAAGCTATGTATGAAAAAGGATCAGCTTCCTTCCTCGCAAAAGAAAGTATACACATATATCAGTTGTGTTGACGTACAATATAGCATCATGTTGTTTGAGTATATCCAAGTAATCTGCTGGAACATAACTTCCAGTTTTCTTGTATCTATCTGAAGACCAATCTAATTCTGtaaaatcaactttaaatGATCCGACTTTTTTAGCAACTGCATGAACAGCTTGAACACCAGCTTCAATTACTTCAGGTCCAATACCATCGGCTCCAATTTGAGCGATTTTATAAACGTTTTTTCGTTCAGCTATAATACAAGGAAAAGGAATAATTCCAATATGAAGGTCAGATAAATTCTATCCACAAGCATGAATCTCACATATAAAGCTGAAACTCACGTTGGGTGGCATATCCTTCTGGGAAGGCGTTAGCTTCATTGACAGGGTAAATAGCGATTGGGGACATGGCGAAGTTCTTGACTTTTGCGTTTCGATTTATCTTTGAACTGAGATAGTATGATATGAGTAGATAAGTTAAGGTTGTTGCTTGGTTTTATGACTTCCGACGACTTCCATAGCATGTTATATAATATCTGGTCATAGTACCGACGCGGACAAACCTTTTTCCGTGATACTAGAGCATCTGATCGAAATCGTATTTGCGGATTAAAGTTAAGGGGATGTCTATATGCACCGTACTCGCTGCTCCCGGCGATTTATTTGCGTGCGGATTAAAGATTATCCACTGATAAAAACAATCTTACCTCGTTAACAGGGAACGATATTCATTATGGCTTTCTCTCTGTAGTAACCGTGTTGATCTATTCACATCGAAATCATTACTCCGCTACCGAACAGCGCCTGTGTGTTGGAATGATGATACCACTCTCGGACTTTCAAAAGTCCACCCACCTGCAAGATAAGACAATATTTGACTTTGAGGCGGAGATTCCTTCATAgacaatatacatatataaaacGAAAGAATCCTGAAAGGCGAAATCATTTATTCATTCCCCAACAGGAGCCCCAAATATAACTTGTGGAGCACAAGTGAACAACCATCTTCCTTATCGATCCTACACTATCAAACTTTCACATTTAACATGTCGAAACCCAATACCACTACCATACCTCCTGTTCAACAGGAATTCTTGGCTGAAACAGATTTCAAGAATGAACTTGATCATGTCGAAACTGTTGAAGACTATACTACAACTCAACCTGGAGAAGTTCAACCTCTTCAACAAGAGATTGAGGCTCTAAAACGCCTTTCACCAGAAGAATATGCTGAAGCGCATAAGAAATTGGTTCGAAAGGTGAATTTTATTTATCCAACCTACAAAATTTGTCACGTAAAGCTGTTCACAAGATAAACTGACGTATCTTCGATATATAATACTGTAGATCGATATAAGGCTATTACCTATTTTATTTGTTTTATTGGTTTTAAACTATCTTGATAGaaatgctttagcttcagcaaGAGTACAAGGTCTTGAAAAAGATTTGCATCTCAAGGGTGATCAATTTAATCAAGCCgtttc
It encodes:
- a CDS encoding tartrate dehydrogenase — encoded protein: MSPIAIYPVNEANAFPEGYATQPERKNVYKIAQIGADGIGPEVIEAGVQAVHAVAKKVGSFKVDFTELDWSSDRYKKTGSYVPADYLDILKQHDAIFFGAVGAPDVPDHISLWGLRLAICQPYMYANVRRTKVLPGTSSPLSGLQPGDLDWCIIRENSEGEYAGHGGRSHRGLDHEIGTEVTIFTRTGIRRIARYAFQVAQSRPRKLLTYVTKSNAMRNGMVLWDEVIKEVAKEFPDVTMDSMLVDAMTVRMTLHSKSLDTILATNLHADILSDLAAALAGSIGIAPTANIDPSRTMPSMFEPIHGSAFDITGLGISNPVGTFWSACEMLDWLGENEASRLLMKAIEQTCADGIKTKDLGGNANTQQVTDAVIDRIRAL